A stretch of Primulina tabacum isolate GXHZ01 chromosome 13, ASM2559414v2, whole genome shotgun sequence DNA encodes these proteins:
- the LOC142522085 gene encoding uncharacterized protein LOC142522085, with amino-acid sequence MASGTIGDDSVDDLKSRGRVRWTPHSKVYTRRIRKKVQETVNDSGSSAATTSLVTAISSATRNEGSPDTSADPSNPVSSEPGIPDATTVHIENPSYDDVPLPVDALVTAEDVNSSQERAQEGGALQVTELQKLEDSPFPPSEAAQNFKKSSPIHSTSELLKINGNEALNMRVASPLSSVNDLSNSREVETAELPVRNDLQGDGELVPVPTQVPSGNGNVKPLVICTVEDRIKFHLSKATPKNDIEELRKRIECELDQVRRLVKELEAKEIQMSSYNNPISDMNIRNSSNYVSYEVGSVGGFGDSKPQHARNNLVDKRVLLRVNSNMSSIANLESRTVGLARMSSDVVAARNLEVRPYGRQLSVAVIDNNQRPGEFVEKEKRTPKANQFYRKSEFLLAKDRLPPESNKRLKTNKGRKHRESEYAFGFGFGFDKRAIKSCGSLLQRLMKHNHGWVFNEPVNAKALGLHDYHDIIKHPMDLGTIKTRLSQKWYKSPREFAEDVRLVFHNAMTYNPKGQDVHFMAEQLSQIFEERWQILETEYNPYWKYQMYLDAGLPTPTFRKVAPQSHFAPTSALSSAAAPFPALVPSYAPAPVATPTPYAPDGHMRTLDRPDLIATPMAVDPIIQRSFISRTPAPKKPKAKDPDKRDMTYDEKQKLSTNLQSLPAEKLDAIVQIIKRRSTALSQNDDEIEVDIDRVDTETLWELDRFVTNYKKSLSKYKRKAELARQARMVANQRLAMTDTTPASADVQIGNGSSSVFKVLDKSTAPRAAEGETKENSASRSSSSSSSSSDSGSSSSDSDSDSSSSDGSDEGNSPKT; translated from the exons ATGGCTTCGGGGACTATTGGCGATGATTCTGTTGATGATTTGAAATCGAGAGGAAGGGTTCGATGGACGCCGCATAGTAAAGTCTATACTCGAAGAATCCGCAAGAAAGTTCAGGAAACTGTTAATGATAGTGGTTCTTCTGCCGCCACTACCTCTCTGGTCACTGCCATTTCGTCCGCCACACGAAACGAGGGTTCCCCAGACACATCTGCGGACCCCAGTAACCCTGTCTCTTCCGAACCTGGCATTCCAGATGCAACAACTGTCCACATTGAGAATCCATCCTATGATGATGTTCCATTGCCTGTTGATGCCCTAGTGACAGCTGAGGATGTAAATTCTTCACAGGAAAGAGCACAAGAAGGTGGTGCCCTTCAAGttactgagctgcagaagcttgAAGATTCCCCGTTTCCTCCAAGCGAGGCCGCacagaattttaaaaaatcatctcCCATCCACAGTACAAGTGAGCTGCTGAAGATAAATGGGAATGAAGCTCTTAATATGAGGGTAGCATCACCATTGTCAAGTGTGAATGATTTATCGAATTCCAGGGAAGTTGAGACAGCGGAGCTTCCTGTCAGAAATGATCTGCAGGGCGATGGAGAGTTGGTACCAGTCCCAACTCAAGTTCCGAGTGGCAATGGAAATGTTAAACCATTGGTGATATGCACTGTTGAGGATAGGATTAAATTTCATTTATCTAAAGCAACTCCAAAGAATGATATTGAGGAGCTTAGGAAAAGGATAGAGTGTGAGCTTGATCAGGTTAGGAGACTAGTAAAAGAGCTTGAAGCCAAGGAGATTCAGATGTCATCTTATAATAATCCGATCAGTGATATGAATATTAGAAATTCTAGTAATTATGTTAGTTATGAGGTTGGTAGTGTTGGTGGGTTTGGTGATTCCAAACCTCAGCATGCCCGGAACAATTTGGTCGACAAAAGGGTGTTGTTGAGAGTCAATTCAAATATGAGTTCCATTGCAAATCTGGAAAGTAGAACTGTAGGATTAGCACGAATGAGTTCTGATGTGGTTGCAGCACGGAATTTAGAAGTGAGGCCTTATGGTAGGCAGCTCAGTGTTGCAGTGATTGACAACAATCAGAGGCCCGGTGAATTTGTTGAAAAGGAGAAAAGAACTCCAAAGGCTAATCAGTTCTACAGAAAATCAGAGTTTCTTTTAGCAAAGGACAGACTGCCTCCCGAAAGTAATAAGAGGTTGAAGACAAATAAAGGGAGGAAACACAGAGAATCAGAATATGCCTTTGGCTTTGGTTTTGGCTTTGATAAGAGAGCGATCAAGAGCTGTGGCAGCCTACTTCAGAGGTTGATGAAGCACAATCATGGTTGGGTTTTTAACGAGCCTGTGAATGCCAAGGCGCTGGGTTTGCATGATTACCACGATATCATTAAGCATCCAATGGATTTGGGCACAATCAAAACTAGATTGTCACAAAAATGGTACAAGTCTCCTAGGGAGTTCGCAGAGGATGTGAGACTTGTGTTTCACAATGCCATGACTTATAATCCCAAAGGGCAGGACGTCCACTTTATGGCTGAACAGTTGTCTCAGATTTTTGAAGAGAGGTGGCAAATTTTAGAAACAGAGTATAATCCTTATTGGAAATATCAGATGTACCTGGATGCAGGGTTGCCCACTCCCACCTTTCGAAAGGTCGCCCCACAGTCTCATTTTGCCCCCACTTCAGCCCTGAGCTCTGCTGCTGCTCCTTTTCCTGCTCTGGTTCCGTCTTACGCCCCGGCACCTGTTGCTACTCCTACTCCATATGCTCCTGATGGACACATGAGAACTTTGGATAGACCAGATTTGATTGCAACACCTATGGCTGTTGATCCCATAATTCAGAGATCGTTTATCAGCAGAACCCCTGCTCCAAAGAAACCTAAAGCTAAGGATCCCGATAAAAGGGACATGACTTACGATGAGAAGCAAAAACTAAGCACAAATCTTCAGAGCTTGCCTGCTGAAAAGCTTGATGCCATTGTTCAGATCATTAAGAGGAGGAGCACTGCTCTTTCTCAAAATGATGATGAGATTGAGGTCGACATTGACCGAGTTGATACCGAAACCCTATGGGAGCTTGATAGATTTGTGACTAACTACAAAAAGAGCTTGAgcaaatacaaaagaaaagctGAACTAGCTCGGCAAGCTAGAATGGTGGCTAATCAAAGACTTGCGATGACG GATACCACACCAGCATCAGCTGATGTTCAAATTGGAAATGGAAGCAG TTCTGTTTTTAAAGTTTTAGATAAGAGTACAGCGCCTCGTGCTGCCGAAGGTGAAACAAAGGAAAATAGTGCTAGTAGGTCCAGCAGTTCGAGTAGTTCCAGCAGTGATTCTGGATCATCTTCAAGCG ATTCTGATAGCGATAGCTCCTCGTCAGATGGATCTGATGAAGGCAATTCACCTAAGACATGA
- the LOC142521639 gene encoding uncharacterized protein LOC142521639 → MAKESWTEPENNQEVETPEKLKRRAPIIPREFEDDSAKLSEKERRINGALLASHKPSYCLKRVSGSSQCEGKSLRSHHREKLRWLVKKLIKARNWTEAGGVLSVLLQGSGRDQSPSRNRAKYWAALELLNYIKDGSINPKKARNVYELWMKKIGPLKNWSERNRFAVQVDFILFCLQNGNMENAHQSALCLMQERGFCSDPVSNLVVGMVFYQLWYSGIPKELQLTELDSSGTFMQSNASMGGIYMSINNSVENDSLDAGGAESSLRGDSNSSVANKKEAFEDNGNQLKEEPIEIDEKLGEDISHPTVQPQGFYMNSTKVSEQRDYSSSNHSDDQPHVSIFYTQGLPPWLLPLKLPDSHENLEDVMEMHKKLRNDFYISAVKCLRVALYSTPPVIEAFHPLIQMLLLGDQVGEALGEVENISQFSDSIVQLRLKAGLVEHFDGENYVKLCTCFEEILKKDPTCGDSLAKLILLHQRGEYDIQNLVEMIASHLDATYGTCDTWKELASCFLKLSQCEEDRISVCGDDGDQSSQEFMGHSNKIPEIFTKSESGKSWRFRFRWWLRRHFHNSILKSDMTSGDLQRLTYKAAAGFTYLWTRC, encoded by the exons ATGGCGAAAGAGTCGTGGACGGAACCGGAGAACAACCAAGAAGTTGAAACTCCGGAGAAACTCAAGCGAAGAGCCCCGATAATTCCTCGTGAATTCGAGGACGATTCCGCCAAGCTATCGGAAAAAGAGAGAAGAATCAATGGGGCATTGTTAGCTAGCCACAAGCCCAGTTACTGCCTGAAGCGAGTCAGTGGGAGTTCGCAGTGTGAGGGGAAAAGCCTGCGATCTCATCATAGGGAGAAGCTACGATGGCTCGTCAAGAAACTTATTAAGGCCCGTAATTGGACAGAAGCTGGTGGCGTATTGAGCGTGTTGCTTCAAGGGAGTGGCAGGGATCAGTCTCCCTCTCGAAATCGAGCCAAGTATTGG GCTGCATTAGAGCTTCTCAATTATATCAAGGATGGGAGTATCAACCCAAAAAAAGCTCGCAATGTCTATGAACTGTGGATGAAAAAGATCGGTCCTTTAAAAAATTGGTCAGAAAGG AATAGGTTTGCAGTGCAAGTggattttattctattttgccTCCAAAACGGAAATATGGAGAATGCACATCAATCTGCTCTTTG CCTCATGCAGGAAAGGGGCTTTTGTAGCGACCCTGTGTCAAATTTGGTTGTTGGGATGGTATTTTATCAGCTATGGTATTCTGGCATACCAAAAGAATTACAGTTGACAGAGCTGGACTCATCTGGCACTTTTATGCAATCAAATGCATCCATGGGTGGAATTTACATGTCAATTAATAATTCTGTGGAAAATGATAGTCTTGATGCTGGAGGAGCCGAATCTTCCTTAAGGGGTGATTCAAACTCCTCAGTTGCCAACAAAAAGGAAGCATTTGAAGACAATGGTAACCAACTGAAAGAAGAACCGATAGAAATTGATGAAAAACTGGGAGAAGATATTTCTCACCCCACAGTTCAGCCTCAAGGTTTTTACATGAATTCTACTAAGGTTAGCGAGCAAAGGGATTATTCTTCCTCTAATCATAGTGATGATCAGCCACATGTCTCTATTTTTTACACCCAAG GTCTACCTCCATGGTTATTGCCTTTAAAATTGCCCGATTCTCATGAAAATTTGGAGGATGTCATGGAAATGCACAAAAAATTACGTAATGACTTCTATATAAGTGCGGTGAAGTGCTTGCGTGTTGCCTTGTACTCAACACCTCCAGTAATTGAGGCCTTTCACCCTTTAATACAG ATGCTGCTTCTTGGAGATCAGGTCGGTGAGGCCCTTGGTGAAGTTGAAAATATATCTCAGTTTTCAGATTCGATTGTACAACTGAG ACTGAAAGCAGGCCTAGTGGAGCATTTTGATGGTGAAAATTATGTCAAACTCTGTACATGttttgaggaaattttgaagAAGGATCCAACATGTGGTGACTCCTTGGCAAAACTTATTCTTTTACATCAACGTG GGGAATATGACATTCAGAATCTGGTGGAAATGATAGCCTCACACCTAGATGCTACGTATGGAACCTGCGACACGTGGAAGGAGTTAGCGTCTTGCTTCTTGAAACTCTCTCAGTGTGAAGAAGATAGAATTTCCGTGTGTGGTGATGATGGTGATCAAAGCAGTCAGGAATTTATGGGCCACTCTAACAAGATCCCAGAAATATTCACTAAAAGTGAATCTGGAAAATCTTGGAGATTTCGTTTTAGATGGTGGCTGAGACGGCATTTCCATAACAGCATCCTCAAGTCAGATATGACTTCAG GTGACCTGCAGCGCTTGACATACAAAGCGGCGGCAGGCTTCACATATTTATGGACGAGATGTTAG
- the LOC142521748 gene encoding protein trichome birefringence-like 31: MIRRQYWRLHHIFRLALMSVLTLGAARVVLDGLRNNLEWRDHKTARVPIEVYKEEIIEDGCNVFEGRWVWDNVSYPLYREDKCPFLVKQTTCVKNGRPDSLYQNWRWQPNACNLPRFDGSKLMEMLRDKRLMFVGDSIQRGMFESMICLVQSAIPSTGKTSLQRIPPRKVFKVEEFNASIEYYWAPFIIESISDHATNHTVSKRLVKLDSVAKHGREWSGVDILIFESYVWWMYKPVINATYGSTGKLQEYNVTTAYRLALETWANWIESSINPVTQKIFFMTMSPTHLWSWEWKPGTDGNCFNEAHPIERAYWGTGSNLDIMGIVQDVIRQLKVNVRVLNITQLSEFRKDGHTSVFGERKGKLLTREQRSDPKNFADCIHWCLPGVPDIWNEILYAILLQDYRAQR, from the exons ATGATAAGACGGCAATACTGGCGGCTCCACCACATCTTCCGGTTAGCATTGATGTCAGTCCTCACACTAGGGGCAGCCCGAGTTGTCTTGGATGGTTTAAGGAACAATCTTGAGTGGAGAGATCATAAAACAGCCAGAGTTCCCATTGAAGTTTACAAGGAAGAAATAATTGAAGATGGATGCAATGTATTTGAAGGTAGGTGGGTTTGGGACAACGTAAGTTATCCTCTTTACAGAGAAGACAAGTGCCCCTTTTTGGTTAAACAAACCACTTGTGTCAAAAATGGAAGGCCCGATTCTTTGTATCAGAATTGGAGGTGGCAACCAAATGCATGCAATTTGCCAAG ATTTGATGGCTCGAAGTTAATGGAGATGTTGAGAGACAAAAGACTTATGTTTGTGGGAGATTCAATACAACGAGGGATGTTTGAGTCCATGATATGTTTGGTACAATCTGCAATTCCGTCTACCGGAAAGACATCTCTACAAAGGATACCTCCAAGGAAAGTTTTCAAAGTTGAG GAATTCAATGCATCCATTGAGTACTACTGGGCACCCTTTATAATAGAATCCATATCAGACCATGCAACAAATCATACCGTATCGAAACGCTTGGTGAAGCTGGATTCAGTGGCTAAGCATGGCAGGGAGTGGAGTGGAGTCGACATTTTGATCTTCGAGAGTTACGTTTGGTGGATGTACAAACCTGTGATCAACGCAAC GTATGGATCAACTGGCAAGCTCCAAGAATACAACGTTACCACCGCATACAGATTGGCGTTGGAAACATGGGCAAATTGGATCGAATCCAGTATTAATCCTGTAACTCAGAAGATCTTCTTCATGACAATGTCTCCAACACATTTGTG GAGTTGGGAATGGAAGCCTGGAACAGATGGAAACTGCTTCAATGAGGCACATCCCATTGAAAGAGCATACTGGGGAACGGGATCAAATCTTGACATTATGGGAATCGTACAAGATGTTATCAGACAGCTAAAGGTCAATGTAAGAGTGTTAAACATTACACAGTTGTCAGAATTTAGAAAGGATGGACATACTTCAGTTTTTGGCGAAAGGAAAGGGAAGCTGTTGACCAGAGAACAGAGATCTGATCCAAAGAACTTTGCTGATTGCATTCACTGGTGCTTACCTGGGGTTCCTGATATATGGAATGAAATTTTGTACGCTATCCTTTTACAGGATTATCGTGCACAAAGATAG
- the LOC142521745 gene encoding sodium/calcium exchanger NCL2-like, which yields MKIPTISYFVLLLIILLTLFCPGGISRPVPLELVSDGADEFDRNHQLIQMKGSALMGPEDEKCEQMYGFLPCSTTVWGHLFLIVVFEYALFAGESYVGSGGERVFKILGPGVFGASVFQIIGSLPEALILLASGLSSSQEQTAEYVATGVGLLAGSTILLLTLIWGTCITVSRQSFQEHLESHARDSKYYNPIEKLFISQWPGYGVITDLGTCFTARIMLLSLIPLVIILIPTAFHLPFHGQQVFVIVTLVVTLLFLFSFFFYQFFQPWIQSRRLLYIKHEHLVLDIIKHMQRRATGKILTDNGSPNVTTIRRLFEDRDQDGDKSISFNELKGFLQEIKFRRVLSDKNNTTLEIMQEFDIDSDQKITMDEFVKGMTKWLHTAKDTISEKYHSVDSANNLYNILKPWVQKKSEEREMMENLIPDILEQLQSSAYGSLLAEDGSPDIVAIRRLFKNVDLDQSNSISYTELKKLVTNLQSGILLGDADIAVSKIMEELDINGDQSINEEEFVMGVSKWLNPTKDEIPKPKKSKDDNYQKTWELTDKLIDNKLVDNSPLAWMKAISLLVLGILILGVLAEPLVQTVRSFSKATNLPSFYVAFVLIPLASNARLAVSAINESRKKKLQTTSLTLSEIYGTVFMNNILGLAVLLSLIYFRGVAWKFSAEILTVLFVSLIIGCLSSVSTIFPVWTSGLAYLLYPLSLVLVYTLGDFDWLS from the exons ATGAAAATCCCAACTATCTCCTATTTCGTTCTTCTCCTCATTATACTATTAACACTGTTCTGTCCAGGCGGGATTTCGAGGCCGGTTCCATTGGAGCTAGTTTCAGATGGGGCGGATGAGTTTGACAGAAACCATCAGCTGATACAGATGAAAGGGTCCGCGTTAATGGGTCCTGAAGACGAAAAGTGCGAGCAGATGTATGGGTTCTTGCCATGTTCGACCACTGTTTGGGGGCATCTGTTCTTGATTGTGGTGTTCGAATACGCACTGTTTGCGGGTGAATCTTACGTTGGATCAGGTGGGGAGAGGGTTTTCAAGATCCTAGGACCTGGTGTGTTCGGTGCCTCCGTGTTTCAGATCATTGGTTCACTTCCGGAAGCGTTGATTCTTCTCG CCTCTGGGTTGTCCAGCAGCCAAGAACAAACCGCGGAGTACGTGGCAACGGGAGTGGGGTTACTTGCCGGATCCACCATTTTACTCCTCACTCTCATCTGGGGAACCTGTATTACAGTCAGCCGTCAATCTTTTCAGGAGCACTTGGAATCCCATGCTCGCGATAGTAAATATTACAACCCTATTGAGAAACTCTTCATTTCGCAATGGCCAG GATATGGCGTGATTACAGATTTGGGCACTTGTTTCACCGCCAGGATCATGCTTCTTTCTTTGATACCATTAGTGATCATTCTGATTCCAACAGCTTTTCATCTGCCTTTCCATGGGCAACAAGTATTTGTGATTGTCACTCTTGTTGTTACGTTACTGTTCctgttttctttcttcttttatcAG TTCTTTCAGCCTTGGATTCAAAGCAGGCGCTTACTATATATAAAACACGAGCATTTAGTACTAGACATCATAAAACATATGCAGCGTCGGGCGACGGGCAAAATCTTGACCGATAATGGTTCACCAAATGTCACGACCATAAGAAG GCTATTTGAGGACAGAGATCAAGATGGAGATAAGTCCATCTCTTTCAACGAGCTAAAAGGATTTCTGCAAGAAATCAAGTTCAGAAGAGTCCTATCGGATAAGAATAATACAACTTTAGAGATAATGCAGGAATTCGATATTGACAGTGACCAGAAAATAACCATGGATGAATTTGTCAAGGGGATGACGAAATGGCTTCATACTGCAAAAGATACaatcagtgaaaaatatcacTCCGTTGACTCAGCGAATAACTTGTACAAC ATTCTTAAGCCTTGGGTTCAAAAGAAAAGTGAAGAACGTGAAATGATGGAAAATTTGATTCCAGATATATTGGAGCAACTCCAAAGCTCTGCGTATGGAAGCCTTTTAGCAGAAGATGGGTCACCAGATATCGTCGCTATAAGACG GTTGTTCAAGAACGTCGATCTTGACCAAAGCAACAGCATATCTTACACTGAATTAAAGAAGCTAGTGACCAATTTGCAGTCTGGAATACTACTTGGTGATGCTGATATTGCAGTATCCAAAATTATGGAAGAACTTGATATAAATGGAGATCAGTCGATTAACGAGGAAGAATTTGTTATGGGAGTGTCCAAATGGCTGAATCCAACTAAAGACGAAATTCCCAAGCCAAAAAAGAGCAAAGATGATAATTATCAA AAAACATGGGAACTGACTGATAAACTCATTGATAACAAGTTAGTTGATAATTCGCCTTTAGCATGGATGAAAGCTATATCTCTTTTGGTACTGGGGATATTGATACTTGGTGTTCTAGCAGAGCCTCTAGTACAGACTGTTCGGAGTTTCTCAAAAGCTACGAATTTGCCTTCATTTTACGTTGCGTTTGTGCTCATACCACTTGCCTCCAACGCTAGATTAGCCGTATCTGCTATCAATGAATCACGAAAGAAGAAACTACAAACCACATCTTTGACATTATCTGAG ATATATGGTACTGTGTTCATGAACAACATTCTGGGATTAGCTGTTCTTCTTTCCCTGATCTATTTTCGAGGCGTGGCATGGAAATTTTCTGCCGAGATCTTGACGGTTCTATTTGTGTCCCTCATAATCGGATGCCTGTCGAGTGTCAGCACTATTTTCCCGGTTTGGACATCAGGCTTGGCTTATCTGCTTTACCCGCTATCATTGGTCCTCGTCTATACTCTTGGAGATTTTGATTGGTTATCGTAG
- the LOC142522086 gene encoding transcription factor TCP4-like: protein MPPRHRIATDLMTRPTGICFVRVLAHAPCHVEGSVKRFSVKFLIDQQDYSISSSSEAVGREDGTRRGRLSRNGVKSCEIKCLDQKLEQGKHNTVKGLSLDQLTGPSSPLKKRSSVVERSHHHQSSTSRLGLRNNGGEIVEVQGGRILKSIGRKDRHSKVCTAKGPRDRRVRLAAHTAIQFYDVQDRLRYDRPSKAVDWLIKKAKTAIDELEELPAWNLTTCSEPNASSEREEAQENIGEEQQHGLHQANLVVSNISGPSSKRVMTVLGSEDEQLDLHQRGNVNNQNEQNLTFLPTSSDTGFFSDSITSFPMGASAQSSSLSMEFQSFPIPYFLPRNSNQNQDLRLSLQSFQNSVLLHHHNQQRHQDPNHRTEQAQVLLSGIPLGFDGTNDWPEHQQQLAELIRLQRLSAWNTGGDPGSASGGVAVATRSLFNSPPAPQPLLQQLLGQSQNFSQRGTLQSSNTPSFRAWMDPSAISMAPAEHIQQHHHYPAVMPMYQSSTPGIGFASGVGSFSGFCIPARIRGDLEEHDGCSDKPSSAPSDSHR, encoded by the exons ATGCCGCCACGTCACCGAATAGCGACGGATTTGATGACGAGACCAACGGGAATCTGTTTCGTTCGCGTGCTGGCTCACGCGCCCTGCCACGTAGAGGGATCTG TCAAGAGATTTAGTGTGAAGTTCTTGATTGACCAGCAAGACTACAGTATATCCTCTTCTTCAGAAGCAGTGGGGAGAGAAGACGG GACGCGGAGAGGCAGATTATCGAGAAATGGAGTGAAGAGCTGTGAGATAAAGTGTTTGGATCAAAAACTGGAACAGGGAAAGCATAATACTGTCAAGGGACTGAGTCTGGATCAGTTAACAGGGCCGTCGTCTCCGCTAAAGAAGCGCTCCTCGGTGGTGGAAAGAAGCCATCACCACCAATCATCAACATCAAGATTAGGCCTACGAAACAATGGAGGCGAGATTGTGGAGGTACAGGGAGGCCGCATTCTGAAGTCTATTGGCAGAAAAGACCGCCACAGTAAAGTGTGTACCGCGAAAGGACCCAGAGACCGCCGTGTGCGTCTTGCGGCACATACGGCCATCCAATTTTATGATGTGCAAGACCGCCTTAGGTACGACCGTCCCAGCAAGGCTGTGGATTGGCTCATCAAGAAGGCTAAAACCGCCATTGATGAGCTTGAGGAGCTTCCTGCCTGGAATCTCACTACCTGTTCTGAGCCTAACGCTAGTTCTGAGCGAGAAGAAGCCCAGGAAAATATTGGAGAAGAGCAACAACATGGGCTCCATCAGGCTAATTTGGTTGTTAGTAATATCTCTGGTCCTTCTAGTAAAAGGGTGATGACGGTGCTGGGAAGTGAAGATGAGCAGCTGGACTTGCATCAGAGAGGCAACGTGAATAATCAGAATGAACAAAATCTGACCTTTTTGCCGACATCTTCGGACACTGGTTTCTTTTCTGATTCCATCACTTCCTTTCCTATGGGTGCTTCTGCTCAATCTAGTTCATTATCTATGGAGTTTCAAAGCTTCCCAATTCCTTACTTTCTGCCTAGAAACAGTAACCAGAACCAAGATTTGAGGCTCTCTTTGCAGTCATTTCAAAATTCAGTTTTGCTCCACCACCATAACCAGCAGCGGCATCAGGATCCCAACCACCGCACAGAACAAGCACAAGTTTTATTGAGTGGGATTCCATTGGGATTTGATGGGACCAACGATTGGCCTGAACACCAGCAACAGCTGGCAGAACTCATTCGCCTCCAGAGGCTTTCAGCTTGGAACACCGGTGGAGATCCCGGGAGTGCAAGTGGTGGAGTAGCGGTTGCTACTCGATCCTTGTTTAATTCGCCACCAGCGCCTCAGCCTTTGCTGCAACAGCTGCTAGGCCAAAGTCAAAACTTTTCACAGAGGGGAACCCTTCAGTCCAGTAACACACCTTCGTTTCGTGCATGGATGGACCCATCAGCTATTTCAATGGCACCTGCTGAACACATTCAGCAGCATCACCATTATCCAGCAGTTATGCCCATGTATCAGTCATCTACACCGGGCATTGGATTTGCCTCAGGAGTAGGTAGCTTCTCTGGGTTTTGTATTCCTGCACGAATTCGGGGTGACTTAGAGGAGCATGATGGCTGTTCGGACAAGCCATCCTCTGCTCCTTCTGATTCTCACCGATAG